The Armatimonadota bacterium DNA segment AGGGGCAGCAGCATAGGCGGCAGAGCCTTGTCGGAGAGGGCGATGCTCCTGTTTGCGGCTCGCAAGGACACATGGGGCAGGCGAGGAAAGAGTGGTTGTCAGATTGAGGTTCGACACCCCACAGGGTTGCCCATTTGACTTCTGGCATAAATTGGGGTAGAATAAAGCGGTCTGAGCCGGTAGCTCAGCAGGCAGAGCATCGCCCTTTTAAGGCGAGGGTCGTGGGTTCGAATCCCACCCGGCTCACCAACACCCTCAGCAGGATTCCCCCAGCGACCGAGAGAATCTTCCGGTATGAGACGAGGAATCATTGCCAGATATCGTTCTTTTTTGCCCGTGACCGAGCGCACCCCGGTGATCACTCTGCTGGAGGGTGAGACGCCGCTGATACCCGCACCGCGTCTGGCACAGGCTATTGCTCCCTATCTGCAGATTTATCTGAAATACGAGGGCGCGAACCCCACCGGCTCTTTCAAAGACCGGGGCATGACGATGGCTATCTCCAAGGCAGCGGAAGAGGGCGTGCAGGCGGTCATCTGCGCTTCGACGGGAAACACTTCCGCCTCCGCCGCCGCGTATGCTGCCCGCGCGGGCATGCGCTGTTACGTGCTGCTGCCATCGGGCAAGGTGGCTTTGGGAAAACTCACCCAGGCGCTGATGCACGGTGCAAAAGTGATCGCTGTCGATGGTAACTTCGACGCCGCCTTAGAGACAGTACGGCAGGTCGCCGCCGAATACCCGATGACCATCGTCAATTCGGTGAACCCCTACCGCGGAGAGGGACAGAAGACCGCCGCTTTCGAGATTTGCGATGAGCTGGGCGATGCGCCCCACTACCACGCGATACCTGTTGGCAACGCCCGTAATATCGTTGCCTACTGGCAGGGCTACAAGGAGTACTATCTGCACGGCAAAACCACCCGCCTGCCCCGAATGCTGGGGTTTCAGGCAGCGGGCGCTGCACCACTGGTGGAAGGACGGGTCATCGAACATCCCGAAACCGTTGCCACTGCCATCCGCATTGGCAACCCCGCCAGCTGGAAAGAAGCCATCGCCGCGCGCGATGAGTCAGGCGGACTGATTGAGAAAGTCACCGATGAGGAGATCCTGGAAGCGTACCGTATGGTAGCGGCGCTGGAAGGGGTGTTTGCAGAACCCGCCTCCGTGGCTCCCATCGCGGGACTGCGCAAACTGGCGCAACGGGGCTACTTCCAGGAGCCCGCTGTCGTCACCGTCACCCTCACCGGACACGGTTTGAAAGACCCCGATACAGCGTTAGAGGCATCCCGCATCGTGCCCGTGCATGTTCCGCCAGAGATGGACGCGGTACGTCGAGCGCTGGAGATCTAAAGGAAAACACCCTGCTGGTAGGGAAACTTAAGAGCGAGATGCTCTCTTCACAGGCAGAACAGTCCTCTATACGGCGTGATTGGGGCTTATTTGGCGCCCTCACCTTCTGTTTCGCCTTCGGCTTTGCCGTATACAACGGCATCTTCCAGAACTTCATTCGTGAGGTGCTGCATGTCTCCCCGTCGCAGCTGGGCGTGCTGGAATCGCTGCGCGAAGTGCCAGGTCTACTGACCGCTCCTATTGCGGGCACGCTGGTAGCGTTCGCAGAGCCAAGGCTGGCAGGATTGGCGCTGCTGGTATGCGCACTCGGCATTGGCGCAACGGGTGTCGCCGGCGACTACTGGACGCTGGTCGCTATCAACGTGTTCTGGTCTACCGGTTTCCACCTCTGGTCGTCGGTATCGCCTTCTATCACACTGGCACTGGCTGGTGGACGTGAAGGCGGCAGGCATCTGGGGCGGATGAGCGCGATTGGTTCCGTAGCAGTGTTGATTGCTCTCGGCTCGGCGCGGCTTTTCAAAACGTACCTCGACTATCCAACGATGTTCTTCATCGCTGGTCTGATGATCGCCTGTGCCGGAGTGCTGGCTTTTCTGCTCTCTGCACACGCCGCCAGTGGGCAGCGCCAGCCGATTATCCTGCGCCGAGAGTATAGTCTGTACTATATGCTCACCTTTCTGGAAGGCTGTCGGCGTCAGATATTCAGCACCTTCGCCTCCTACGTGCTGATACTGGTGTATAACACGCCGGTGCAA contains these protein-coding regions:
- a CDS encoding MFS transporter, translating into MLSSQAEQSSIRRDWGLFGALTFCFAFGFAVYNGIFQNFIREVLHVSPSQLGVLESLREVPGLLTAPIAGTLVAFAEPRLAGLALLVCALGIGATGVAGDYWTLVAINVFWSTGFHLWSSVSPSITLALAGGREGGRHLGRMSAIGSVAVLIALGSARLFKTYLDYPTMFFIAGLMIACAGVLAFLLSAHAASGQRQPIILRREYSLYYMLTFLEGCRRQIFSTFASYVLILVYNTPVQTMLSLAFLNAALGTVAAPTAGRLIDRFGERRMLTLYYICIACVFAGYATLKDVHLLYLLFMTDSVLFAFSMGITVFLNRIVRQGDLTPSLAMGTTMNHVAAVVMPVLGGVLWKTLNDYRIPFWIGFGVVFLSLMAVQRIPAASRESLLATEQVHDSVR
- the thrC2 gene encoding threonine synthase, encoding MRRGIIARYRSFLPVTERTPVITLLEGETPLIPAPRLAQAIAPYLQIYLKYEGANPTGSFKDRGMTMAISKAAEEGVQAVICASTGNTSASAAAYAARAGMRCYVLLPSGKVALGKLTQALMHGAKVIAVDGNFDAALETVRQVAAEYPMTIVNSVNPYRGEGQKTAAFEICDELGDAPHYHAIPVGNARNIVAYWQGYKEYYLHGKTTRLPRMLGFQAAGAAPLVEGRVIEHPETVATAIRIGNPASWKEAIAARDESGGLIEKVTDEEILEAYRMVAALEGVFAEPASVAPIAGLRKLAQRGYFQEPAVVTVTLTGHGLKDPDTALEASRIVPVHVPPEMDAVRRALEI